ACTGAACTGTCTAAAGTTTGTGGACACCATGACCATAGATCCCCACAAATCTGGATACTGTCCTTATCCGGCCGGGGGTCTGTGTTACAGGTAAGCATATCTGGATACCGTCCTTATCCGGCCGGGGGTCTGTGTTACAGGTAAGTATATCTGGATACTGTCCTTATCCGACAGGAGTTCTGTGTTACAGGTAAGCATATCTGGATACTGTCCTTATCCGGCCGGGGGTCTGTGTAACAGGTAGGTATATCTGGATACTGTCCTTAACCGGCCGGGGGTCTGTGTAACAGGTAAGTATATCTGGATACCGTCCCTATCATGCCAGGGGTCTGTGTAACAGGTAAGCATATCTGGATACTGTTCTTATGCGACAGGGGGTCTGTGTAACAGGTAGGTATATCTGGATACTGTCCTTAACCGGCCGGGGGTCTGTGTTACAGGTAAGCATATCTGGATACTGTCCTTATCCGGCCGGGGGTCTGTGTAACAGGTAAGTATATCTGGATACTGTCCTTAACCGGCCGGGGGTCTGTGTAACAGGTAAGTATATCTGGATACCGTCCCTATCATGCCAGGGGTCTGTGTTACAGGTAAGCATATCTGGATACTGTTCTTATGCGACAGGGAGTTCATTTTACAGGTAGGATACATCTGTATAATTATGACGTTTTATTCAAATGAAAGTTAGTTTCGATCTCCATTATAAAGAAACGTGCATTGTGGGAAGAATTTATTGTGCTTCAGTGATTTGAAAACTAGATCAAGTCTTCCTTTTGCGATGGACGTATGAAAGAAgtcattgtttttttgttgtcaTTCTATGTAGAAACGGACATATGAAGTCATTCATCGCCTTTGCTACAGACATGGTGTTCATGGATGCCAATACGGTTATCAATTGTAGTGGAATCGAGGCATCCAAACCGGGGGCGGGGCCGGCCGGAGTGTACCTAGCTCATAAGgtattgtaaaatgtaaaatgtggTTCCCTGGTATAAGTGTTTACGATGGATACAACTATAGCGCAAACATTTTGTCACCATCCAGTCCATTTGTAACATCATTACGCATCCCACGCCGTTTTGTTGAGTTATCACTAAGGAAACATACTggcttttattgtttttgcttCTTTTGATTTgtgtctttttttgttttatcttcaAAATATTGCTAATACAGTAGAGACATAATAGGTGGGGGGAACTGTTTGCACAAATTGTTGGCAGATATGAACCTTGCATGCACACACCCCAAATGACAATAAAACTAGTTTTCACATCTTCTACAACAAATCGGATTAAGACATGTTTTGACCGAAGcattacatacacattttgatacacacacacatacatatagattttacatttgctccgcattttcccattgacacaatgctaaaaggaagttgccaccatacgcctacAACTTCCCGTTCCTCAGGCTTTAACACCCAGTGGACCCTGTGATATTATAAAAGGCGGTTCttttttgttggttcagttttcAAAATGGACGAAAATGTTAGGCaacgtaaatataagtattgcaGGGGTTTCCATCCCATTTCCCACCATACctcttgctgccatatcgactataacaacattaaaaccactgctCATTGCTTAAATAACATGATTTGTCATCGATTAGGTGCTGTTGAGATTCTTATACCGTATTTCTTTGGATTTTCAAGGTTGGTAGAGTTACCAAACACATggaaataaaattgttttattttttccaaaataaCGATTTTTCTTAGATCATACTATTTTACGGTGCATTTTCAGGTGATTGGATTGCACAGTTCCGGCTATGGACGAATCTTGGGACAGTCGATGCTTGGTGCTAAACTATTTTACTGTGCCTGGCTGACTGCTGCCAATACCGACGACAGCTTTGTATGTGTTCCTTTGACTCCGATCCCTGAAGCGTTTGACTACGACGAGGAATCAGCTAAAGAGTTTATCAGAGACAGAATCCTCCATGCATCGTATGAGGACATTGTGACGGTAGGAGTAGTAATCCATTTGTAAACATATGTGTGATTCAAAGTTTATTAATATCCTAATCAAACCATGCAATCGGTTTCTGGCTTGTTGCGCGGTTGTTTTACTTTTTTCCGTTTTAACAATCAATTTAATTACTCCTTGGAAACTCGAAGACTTGATAAATAAACCTACTAACTTTCAGTTTAGTTTTCAATTACAATGCAAATTATGTAATCATATATGCTGTGAAAATATTGAATACAATACTGGTTATCGGGGGTTGTTCAATGAGTTTCCTGGATTTGATATCTTTATTATCAACCCTAGGATACAGAGGTGATGAGTTTTCTGTCAGAGGTCGGTCCTGATGTAGCCATCAACGCCTTTGCTGTTAACATGAAGGGCAATACCAGTGTTGACAAGTGCAACCGTCTCAACATGGCCGTGTTTGACAGACTGTCCCAGACAGATCTCGAACGTAAGACCGTTCGTGATGTGCCACTCTTCCTTACAAAATCAAGACTGACTCAAAAAGAATGCTTCAAAATATCGAATTCCTTCAAAAAGCGTCTTGGAGTAAGTTTTTATACATGACTAGTAGATAACTCATTCTAATGTTGATATGGCAGTAATAAATTGATGAAAATCTCTATCACGAATATCTGCTGGACATACCTTGAACTACAGACACATACAATGATTTTCTTTTAACACTTCATTTCATTATATCGCTTCATTTGATATTTCGTTTGGGCCTTACTTTGTTTACCTTCAATCCAGGAGACGTTATATGAAATAGATGAAATAATTGTTATACAAGATATTTGTCTCCCTTATGAATCCTTGTCAACTGCATTTAACATAACATagttataaaataaagtttaaaccACACAGGTTTTATAATAATTGCATTGTCTTATGGTTAAATGTTCTATTCAACAAACAAATGGAAAAAGATGCAAAATATCTTTACGCAAAATAAATCCAGCAAATACTTTTAACCAGAAATGAAAAGCCCGTGACATTAAATAACTACACAGTATTCCAGTACGTACTTTAGTCTGGAGCAGAATGTCATCTAAACTCTTTCGGATATTAGACAATTCTAATGTTTACTATGAAAGTTAATAGCagagatacaatatatatgttaattgcTAGATTGTATCAATGTAACGTTCATCAATAGATTTTTCTATGCAAGTACCTAATACAAATATGAACTCATTATAACGAAGCTAACTGTTCAGTTCATTTTAACAAAGCTAACTGTTCCAATAGCTTAAAAGGAATTATGTAAATGTCTCTGATCCTTTTAGTTATCGGCCGAGTCTGGCGGTGTCCTCAGTTTTCTGAAGAACACCGTTACTAACCCCTGGACGGCGGCTGACCACACGATACAGATGCTTGTCCTAAACTTCCGGAAGGTTGTCATTCAGTGTGTCACAGAGGTGAAgcttttatttgatttaattaaataacaaaattatctTTGTTTTCATTCTGTGCATTAAATCTTCATTTTATATGGAACAAAGAATGATAAAATATGTCGACATCAATTCCAATATCTTTAGTGTCAAAACGTTTGAGTGTGTGAAAGCAATGTTTAAACGTAGAGTAAAATTACAAATGTTCATAAGGTACATTAAATGAAGATGTTTCTAATCTTACGTTGGCCCATCTCCCAACCGGTCGCCACTAATCTTGTAGTGTAACTTACTAGCTAACCATCACTAATCTGGTTGTACTACACTATCCAACTATCACTTATACAATTGCTCGACTATTACACCAACATTAACCTATTTTGGTTTCCCCGCAACCATTCGACCACTAATCCGGTTGTCCAGCTACTAGCCACCATTAACCCGTTTGTACCACTACAAGCCACCACTAACCCGGTTGTCCCGCTACAAGCCACCACTAAACCGGTTGTCCCGCTACCAACCACCGCTAACCAAGTTGTCCCGCTACAAACCATAACTAACCCAGTTGTCCCGTTACTAGCAACCACTTACCCGGTTGTCCCGTTActagccaccactaatccggtTGTCCCGCTACAAGCCACCAGTTATTCAGTTGACACACTATCTAGCCACCACTTATCCGGTTGTCCCGTTACTAGCCACCACTTACCAGGTTGACCCGTTACTAGCAACCACTTATCCGGTTGTCCCGCTACAAACAACCACTAACCCGGTTGTCCCGCTACAAGCCACCACTAACCCGATTGTCCCGTTACTAGCAACCACTTATCCGGTTGTCCCGCTACAAACAACCAATAACACGGTTGTCCCGTTACTAGCCATCACTAATCCGGTTGTCCCGTTACTAGCCACCACTAACCCAGTTATCACCCTACAAACAACCACTAACCCGGTTGTCCCGTTACTAGCCACCACTAACCCAGTCGTCCCGCTACAAGCCACCACTAACCCGGTTGTCCCTTTActagccaccactaatccggtTGTCCCGCTACAAGCCACCAGTCATTCAACTGACCCACTATCTAGACACCACTAATCCGGTTGTCCCGTTACTAGCCATCACTAACCCATTGTCCCGTTACTAGCCACCACTAATATGGTTGTCCCACTACAAGCCACCACTTATTCAGTTGTCCAACTAtctagccaccactaatccggtTGTCCCGTTActagccaccactaatccggtTTTCCCGCTACTAGCCAACACTAGCCCGTTTGTCCCGCTACAAACCACCACTTGCCGGGTTGTCCCCTACTAGCCACCACTAACTCGGCTGTCCCGCTacaagtcaccactaatccggttGTCCCGCTTTAAACCACCACTAATTGGGTTGTTCCGCTTTCTAGCCATCACTTATCCGGTTGTCCCGCTACAAGCCACCACTAACCCAGTTGTCCCGTTActagccaccactaatcctgttgtcccgttactagccaccactaatccagttgtcccgCTACAAACCACCACTTACCGGGTTGTCCCCTACTAGCCACAACTAACCCGGTTGCCCCGTTACAAGCCACCACTAACCCGGTTGTCCCCGCTTGAACACACCACTAATCCGGTTGTCCCGCTACAAGCTATCCCTTATCCGGTTGTCCCGCTACAAGCCACCACTAATGGGATTGTTCCGCTATCTTGCCATCACTTATCCGGTTGTCCCGCAACCAACCACCACTAACCCGATGGATGTTTGAACACACCACTAATCCGGTTGTCCCTCTCCTCAGCTAATGCATTCACCTTCCACTAATATGTTTGTTTAGCTATCTCACAATCATCATATAGTTGTTCCGCTATCTCACAACTATTTAGTGACATGTCCCCTTTCCTGTggacaatacatgtatactcctCTATATTGGACATATGATTCCCATAGACAAACATAATATCAGTAAACGCGTGTCCATACCGATACGATTAGATACAGGATGATAACGATATTCATATACTTAAGTTTATATACGGCTTCAAATTAAACGATGAAAAATTAACCGTGTATCATATggttattataaaaaaaacattttttatttaattatatttttatattacagatTGATTGACAAGTCTTAAGGAACCGCAAAGAATTCACATCGCCATAAACTGTACACACGTAAAACAAGTAGTTAAtttgatatagttatatacctgtacatttaaACTACCTCAGTATGTATTAGTTGGAGAACAACGGAAACCAATGTGGaagattatttttgtattgCTGTAACGGGTTTTCctcatatttatttgaaatattcataatGTGTGTACAAGTAACATGCACGTAAATTCAAttctaacagtgtggacaattATATTCAATTGTAGTTCAAACCACGTAGTTTATATATGATGTGAAATATGGTTTATCGACATAATATTTCAGCTGACTTTCTTTATCACACTTTCGTCCTACGACTAAATAGTTACGACTAGCTATGATATCACAAACTGTCACCATTAAAGGAACAGCAAGTTTAGATAGCCGTGCTACATATCCGATAAAGAGCAATGGGCTTTATTTCAACAACAATACGCTGCTTATACGACGCTGAAAGAAAATTCTTAACGCTAATGCCACCATTCATATTAAGCTTAAGCTTTTCCcccattttgttaaaatctgaATAAATTCCCGAATTTATCGTGATTCGTCCCTACATATTGTATCTAACCTCCGGTTTTATAAGTACTCATTTTGGGGTCATTCTAGTTTATTCATTTGCtaattaaacatatttctatatcattGATGCAATGTTCTTCATGTTTATATCACCTGAGATAAAGTGACCTATAGCCTTTTGTCCGTCctcgtgcgtcgtccgtccttGTGCGTCGTCCTTCCGTTAACAATTTGCATTGTCGACTTCTCCACAATAACTAAGAGACCCAAGTAAATGATAAACCAAACTTGTTCTACTTTCAAGgccacaggggtcaaatgttgTGTtcatttttaaacgacttctcaataattAAGAGACCCAAGTTCATACTTTTGAGCCAGGAACATGCTGAAATAACTGGCtaccattttcaaataaattactttgCCTACTTTCAAGGCGACatggtaaaatatatgtataacgaTTTCATcataacaaagaggcccagggtTATGCTATTCGGCCAGTAGCCTGCTGGGGTGGGAGATAGTTAAATCTCTTCTAATGGATTACCTTGACCTAATTACAAGGTCAAATGTGTTCAAATCTGTAGACTTCTTCACAATGAACAAACGACACAGCTCCATGGTATTGGACCAGTATCAAGCCGAGAGCCAAAACTCCGGTGACGGCTAAGGTACCTGGATCTCTTCTTGTGAGAAGCAATAAAAAACGTACCCTAATTAGATGATCACCAATATGAAGATTCATGCCGAAAAGGAAagcggagtacccggagaaaaataaccagcctacggtcagtaccaggcaattgccccacgtgggtttcgaactcgcaaccccaagttggaaggctagtgataaagtgtcgggtcCCCTGCGCAAAATAGTACTTACacaacaaggcaccaaggggaaaaTACTGGTGAGAATTCAGAAAGTTCCTTGAAGTACCCTCTGAGATATAGCGAAAACAAATTGCGATTGCCAAAGTCAAAATGGTcatctgtcagccattttgttttgagatCAGTCTCAAATTGAATGACACAGAAATGAATCAAGGAGACCTAATTAGGAAGTTCTACAATGATGGACCTACTGCTTCTCTAGAAAAAGATATAACAGAAAGTGTTACAGGACGGTCGTACGGACCACGTAGGgaaagcatatatatatgttgacacAGAACTTAATTTTGACAAAACCAACAGGTAAATAGTTGCTATCAAAACTTTACTGATATCTCAATTTAATCATCTATTTATTTCACTTCCAAATTCTActgaattatatacatgtaataaaaaaattaacaatcTGTTTTATGATGTTTTATGATTTTCTGTGGAATGGTAAAACCTGATGCGGTAAAAAGAgacataattatgaaaaaaaaactacgATGAAAGGGGGCTCAAGATGCTTCATACAAAATCATTCCTAACCGCTCTTAAAGTGACTTGGATCAgacttatatataaaaaagtaGGGAATTGGGATATTGTTAAAGAAACATTATTAGATAAACAGAAATTAGCAAATTTTGGAATTGAATATTTAAAGAAGGAatcaaaaaattgtaaaaatatattttggaaagatgttttaGATGCCTGGTGTGAGACTCTTAATGCAagcaatatgtatataacaagcATTCTTGAAAATCCAATATGGTATAATAGTGaaatcaaaatagataaaaaaacatttttcaataaTGCATGGTTTAAGAAATGTATATACTTTATTCATAACATCATGAAAACAGATAAATCTTTATAGACTTTTGTtgaattttgtgaaaatttttaCATTCCTATCAATTTTTTAAACTATCAGAGTATAACAACTACAATTTACAAATTTATcgggaaaaaaatcaaactttaaaCTGAGAGAAAAATATTATACTACCCAATATACCTATACatctgaaattaattttaagatgGAAAAAAAGTGCTCAAGAAATGTATActactttaataaaaaaaaatgtaagtaaACCTATTGCTCGAAACAAATGGaatcaaaatttcaatattgatgAAGACAAATAGAAGGAAGCATGCAAATATCGTTTTAACACCTGTACTAGTTCCAAACTTCAATGGCTACAATTTATAAATAACCACATAATTCTGACAACAGCAAAAATGTCAttcaaaatttaagaaaaaaatacatgtagataataactgatgtacattttgtatatctcACCCAGAAACAATTACACATATATTACaggattgtgaatatatatcaaatttgattgAACAATTAAGGATCACTATTATCACTAAAAACCTGAGTCTTAGATTCGATAAACAGGAATTCATCTTTGGCAAgcaaatgaatatttataaacttACTAAGTTCAATCAAGATAACCTGATACAACtcataacaaaacaatatattaacaaatcTAAATGACTGTAAGTAGGACTTAATATAAACAGTCTAAAGAATCATATTAAGTTTGAGTTAAAAGGGCATACATTTTTAATATCTAAAAGtaacattaaaaacaattaagcattgatgtcattttttaaaagtttcatcggggtatgaaacaaattttgtacaattttactggttttaaatgggattctttttctcaaattaatACGCATCGTCAATTGtcatattgtgacgtcacattttccgcgccattctcggaatttctttcatagagaaaaatgaattttttttcgaccaatcacatttgagtatttaccatgaaaacaaagaaaaaataatcataatacaTATTGACACACAAATACAACAGTGGCtacacatttaaaacaataatacaaatatacaacatcTCTGACCTAGGTTGATAAAATCCTTCCTGCGTATGTTTTCAGGGTTTTTTTGTACTCTCGTTTGTTTGTCTGTTCCTTTTCTCTCTCTTCTGTTTGcttgttttgtgtatttatacTCTTATTCACTGACATAATGCTTtttgaataaagtttaataaattatatcatacatagaTCACAAAATTGTCTTGGGTGGAGTGTAAATGTAAGTGTTGATGTATAAAGTATGAATGTTGTCCTTACTCATGTTTTTTATATGACTACTTTCTGAAGCTGTTGGAGGAGGCCATGTACCATTGAAAATGAAAGTCAAATTAGTTGAAATTCTCGGATAGAATTGCAATGTGGCGATGTATGGCTTGTTACGACAAATCTATCACCACACACAGATATAGCCAGTGGGTGTGTGATACCGTCCGCTGCCGTTAACAGTTCCCTGACGTTTGTCCCGTCCCCGGACAACTGAACTACGTTATTTGACCTCCATCCACAGACATAGACGTTTCCTTCCCCGTCGACGTCCACTCCATACGGAAGCCTAACCACATTCACCTTCAACACATGTTTGTGTTGGTTGTCATTAGACAGGCTACCAATGGCGGTACTGCAAATCTCGTTGCTGTGATGGGCTATGAAAAGTTTTCCGTTACCGGAATCATGAGATAACGCGTATACCTCTCCATTACATCTGTGTAAAACCTTGGTCTTGCCGTCCTTCGTCACACTACATATTtcgttatttgtactcacgaTAAATTCTCCATCTCTGAACGCTATACCTTCATATGATGTTCCAGCGTTTGTAATATACGATAGGGTTAGTTTGACGGGTGTAACTGCCAGTACGTATATGCCCTTACTTGTCGCAACTGCAACTGTTGTGTTGTCTACCAAACACAGATCCCAAGGTTGTCCATCCATCTTCAGCTCATCAACAATATCTCCAGCAGCGTTGATTAATTTAAGCTTCTTGTTGTTAAAATCTCCAACCACAATCAAACCGTTATGAATGAAAACCACTCCATGAGCCACACAATCATTTGCATCCGATGGACATTTCATGTTCATTTTTCTTATTTCCCTCACTTCACATTCAGCTAAAGGTTTAGCGAGACTTGGAACATGTGGAAGATGTCTCCGTTCCTTTTGGACAacaattttaccaaaattaaGATTCGTCACATTCGAATCTATTTCATGCTCGATACTGAGAGTTGAAATGGACATCCTAATCTCTTTTATTAAATCTTTGCAGGCATCAAGCTCAGTTTGACCTCTCTGGTACAAGAGTATCGTATCCATATGATCGTTCTGCTGCTGGGCTGTAGTAGATGACTCTATTGTATTCTGTATAGCGGCCTTCAGCCGTTCACACTTCTGACTTGGTACCTTTAGGTTCTCACTCTCCTGTTTGTACTTAGCAACCAAGTCATCTGTCATCTCCGTCTTCATTTCTCTAATACGCTGAACTAGTCGTTCCTGCAGGTCGTCGAGGCTATCTAATGCCAAATCTTTGTGGTCTGCAATATTCTGTAACTGTAGATGGAAGTCTTTTACCAAGGATTCCAAAGCGCCAATAGCCTCTTGTTGCTTCGAAGTCCTCTCTTCTAGTTTGGAGTCAGTGTTTAATTTCTCGCAGTATTCTTCAGTTGTTGTCACGTCGTTGCATTTCCTGTGACCAATGGTTACACATTTACTGCAGCCGAGAGACTTGTGATCCACACAATAGTAAATCATCTTCTTATTGTGTTTGTCGCATCTTTTGTGAAGTGTTGCCTTTCTCGGTAGAAAATTACCATATGTCATTATATCTACAACATCACAGTTGGCGTGTATGATGTCATGGAGATTTAGTTTACAAGACTCACAAAACAAGCATTGGGTATTGTTACACCAAAACCGGGCAGGGACCTTACTCTCCT
The sequence above is drawn from the Pecten maximus unplaced genomic scaffold, xPecMax1.1, whole genome shotgun sequence genome and encodes:
- the LOC117319135 gene encoding uncharacterized protein LOC117319135; translation: MAEGGLRPDSHLLECPICLEQLRQPRTLPCHHSLCQECLSSYIISEGSGKRKTSTTFTCPVCRKLTQPVDASLEKEKWAEQFPTNNAAMEMIQMKNKSTEPHYCTPCQKTKESKVPARFWCNNTQCLFCESCKLNLHDIIHANCDVVDIMTYGNFLPRKATLHKRCDKHNKKMIYYCVDHKSLGCSKCVTIGHRKCNDVTTTEEYCEKLNTDSKLEERTSKQQEAIGALESLVKDFHLQLQNIADHKDLALDSLDDLQERLVQRIREMKTEMTDDLVAKYKQESENLKVPSQKCERLKAAIQNTIESSTTAQQQNDHMDTILLYQRGQTELDACKDLIKEIRMSISTLSIEHEIDSNVTNLNFGKIVVQKERRHLPHVPSLAKPLAECEVREIRKMNMKCPSDANDCVAHGVVFIHNGLIVVGDFNNKKLKLINAAGDIVDELKMDGQPWDLCLVDNTTVAVATSKGIYVLAVTPVKLTLSYITNAGTSYEGIAFRDGEFIVSTNNEICSVTKDGKTKVLHRCNGEVYALSHDSGNGKLFIAHHSNEICSTAIGSLSNDNQHKHVLKVNVVRLPYGVDVDGEGNVYVCGWRSNNVVQLSGDGTNVRELLTAADGITHPLAISVCGDRFVVTSHTSPHCNSIREFQLI